TCACCGTCGTGCAATCATCAGGTGGATATGATCTGATGATCACCGGAACTCAGCGCTTTAACTTCACCCAAACTGGCTTCACGGCTGCAGTAATTCTTCACGACGACGACCACGGCGATATCAAAGCCAGCGTTTCCTTAGACGGAACAACGGATGCCATCGCTAAACACCCGAAAAAAGGTGAACTGTGTTTTTCAGACATCGGCGATGAATACAACATCAAAATCCGCGTGGAATTCCCACAGGGTGTTGCAGAATCAGAACAACCGTATTCACACTTCCAAGACTTAGCCGCAGAAGGCCCGATGAAATACACGTGCAACTCAAACGAACTGACTTTGCTCCGCCCACTTCCAACTGGCGAAGACGGCGCCACAGAATGGATTCCAATAGTTTTCAAACGCAAGTAACGTCTAAGGCGAATCAAAAGTGTCCATATGCAAGGCGGAGGATCTTTCGCGAAACGCAGGCGTAGCAGCGCTACGTCGAAGTGAAGCGAAAGACCGCACAACGCAGTCAGATGGGCGCTTTTCATTCGCCGCTCGCCGTCTTTGGTGGAACGATGTGAACGTTCGCGGAATCTTCGTGCGATTGCTGTAGCGCATGCCTACTTTCTTTGAAATGTTAGAGTAAATACTTGTAGTTTAGCTCCCCCTGGCCTACCACAGGCAAAATTTACACGAGGGGAAGTAAATGGTTAAGCGCGCAGTTCTTGTTCTAGCGACGATGTTGATGACTTGTCTTGCATCAGCAGAAACAGCACCAGAAGGTTTTTGGATTTATCAAGATCCAGCTGAAATTCAGAAACAAAAAGACATTCTTGCGCCTGGACCTTTTAGTTATAAAGCACCTACTCCATCAAGCCCTGTTGAAGGTCTTCATGGCATCATCCGTATTCACTTTAACGACGTTCGCGACGTTCCTGAAATGTACAGAAAGTTTTTGCCTGGCGAAACTTTTGATCGTCCTCGTGGTATCACTCTTTATTTCGCAGTCTCAAACGACTACAACGTTTTAAATCCGTTGGCTGTTGGCGCAGATACTGATGACCATGGTCACACCCATGGCGCCAATATCGCGATTGGTGGCTTTTTACCTTCAGGTCACTATCTAACGTTCTCTTACTCTTCAGATCTTTACACTCAACCAATCAATGGCACAGCGAAACAATTGGAAGACGGTGGTCGTGAAGTGGCGCAAAACTTTACTACTGAAACAGTTTTAAAATTTGTTTTGGATAATATCGACAACGCTCGCGCGCAAACTTTCTACTGGAAAGCAGAAGCTGGTTGGCACCAACTTAAATCTGATAATCCAGGTGGCTTTTTCCACGGTGCGACTCACCAAGAAAAATTCCATGATATTGTGAATAGTTTGAAACCTGGCCAAACTAAAACTCCGATCTATACAAGTGATGGCGAAAAAACTCGCGATGGTTTCATCATGGGTTTGATGGTGGGTGTGGCTAAAGAATACCTATTTGCTAAAAACGTCTGCCGTGTGCGTGGTTTTGCTGAAACTGGCGGCCGCGGTTCTACTATCGAAGGCGCAAGCTATGCCGCAGCCAACGTGGGCGGCACATTGTGGTGCCAAGCAAATCCTGATTCTTTAACTTACAGAGCAGAGATTGGCCATGAAAGCAAACTTCACCAAGATGGACACGAAGGCACACCGTACATCGATCTTTCATTGGGAAAAAGATCATGGAGAATCGGTTTCCGCGTGCAACAAGCCTACGGCGATCTTATGAACTACGTTAACTACAACAGAAAAAACATCGATAACGGAAAAATCGATCCGATCTTCATGTTGTACTACCGTCATTCTTTCTAGTTTCTTATAGAAAGTTTGAAAGCAGAAAAAAGCCAGTCTAAACATGACTGGCTTTTTTTTGTTTCTGCCAGCCAACGGTGCGCGCATCCTTAAGGTGGCAGACAACATGGTCGGACACTGATGACGGGCAAAAAAAAGTTTTTTTAGAAATTTGCTGGAAAACTTAAGGGCATTCACCAAATTAAAAAAGGAGTGCCTAATGTATAGCAAAGCCAAGATTGGCGATCATCCGATACATCCAATGTTAGTCGCCTTCCCTATCACACTTTATCTTTTAACTTTCGTCGGCTTCGTTGTTTACGCCACAGCTAGCGCCGATATCTTCTGGTACAACCTTGCTTACTTCTGTAACTACGCCGGCGTTGGCATGGCCTTTTTAGCTGCGATCCCGGGCTTCATTGATTGGTCTGTGGGTATTCCTAACAACACCATCGCCAAAAAAGATGGAATGATCCATATGACATTGAATCTAATTACCTTGGGTCTTTTTGCGATCAACGCCATTGTTATCAGAGGCAGCTGGAACCTTGGAGCAGACAGCGTAGCAACGCCGATTGCCTTAACTGGCTTAGGGACACTCACTTTGCTGTGCGCGGGCTTTTATGGATGGAAAATGGTTTCTGAACATAAAGTGGGCGTTATGATGAGTAAAGAACAGGCCATCCTTCAGGACCGATACGAAAAGGAATACCCTTACGTACCACCAAGAGAAAACCGCAACGAGCCACCAACATACCTTCATCACTAAAAGATGTGGGAGCCTTTTTTAGGCTCCCCTTATTCCTGCCTTATAATCGTTTGAATTTTCCCCTGTCGCCACTCATAGTATTTAACGATGGCTTCTAAAAAAGACTCCTCAAAATTTACTGGTTATTCACTGGCATTCTTAGCGGCATTGATGTGGGGTATCTCTGGCACACTTGCTCAGTTCTTATTTGAACAAAGAAGTGTCACGGCAGAGTGGCTAGTAACGATAAGACTTTTAGTGTCTGGAGTTATTCTTTTAAGTTATCCATTATGGAACACCAAAGCCCAAGTCATTGCACCGTGGAAGAATAAACGAGATGCATTTGAACTGATCGCCTTTGGAATTCTTGGAATGCTCGCCGTTCAATACACTTATTTCGCAGCGATTAAACATTCAAATGCAGCGACGGCTACAATTCTGCAGTATTTAGGCCCGGTGTTTATTGCTTGTTATTACTCGGTAAAAGAAAAAAGAATTCCTATTCCTAAAGAGCTTATCGCCATATTTTTGGCGCTATTTGGAACTTTTCTTATCGTTACGCATGGAAGTATTGAAAGCCTATCGATGAGTAACGAAGCATTATTCTGGGGAATAAGCTCTGCCGTCGCGTTAGCAGTCTATTCAATCCTGCCGATTCGTCTTATGGAAAGATACGATGCCAAAATTGTCGTCGGTTGGGGCATGCTTATTGGAGGCGTGGCATTTAGTTTAATCAATTCACCACTGGCCGTGCCAGGCGTATGGGATATGAAGAGTTACCTTTTCACCGCTGCGATCATTATTTTTGGAACTACGGTGGCGTTTTATTCGTATCTGTTGTCGATAAAAATAATTGGAGCGACGAAGGCAAGCCTGCTTGCTTGCGCAGAACCTTTATCCGCAGCGATCATCGCTGTGATTTGGCTTAACGTCACATTTGGACTCTTTGATTGGATCGGAACCGCGTGCATCCTTGCGACAATAGCGCTTCTGACAAAAGAAGAAGCTAAACACTAAAAAAGCAAAGGACCCGAAGGTCCCCGCTTTAAATTCCTAAAAATGGTTATAGATATGGTGAACCCGTTTCGTCATTGAAGCCGTCGCAATCGCGATCGATTTCATAGTAGGGCTGACAGAACATTGGAATGCCTTCTTCGCCATCAGTGACTGGTGTTTCATCTATTGGAGTTTCTTCAACTGGAGTCTCATCAACAGCAGGAGTCTCCTCTACTGGAGTTTCATCTACTGGTGCTTGATCTGTCGTACCATCACAAAGGCCTAAGAAGTCTCCGTGACCAATGTGGGCATAAGTAGCTCCCAGAGGAAGTACTTTGTTGTGAGCTTTCTCCATATCACCTGACGGGATATGACAGACCTGAATGCAAATTTTTTCGCGCTCAGAATCTAGCTCTTCTGCGGGGCATGCTACTTTGTGGGGAATTAACTGATCCACAGTTGCATCATCAAAGTAAACCTTGTTCGACGTTGCAGAAAACTGCGAATTCGTGTTTTGCGCGGTAGAAGCAGAGGTCCCATCCTGTCCCTGTATACACCCGACGAGCGCAGCCACGAACAACGCACTCGTAACAATCTTGATATCCCTAAAAACACATGGCTTCATCATACAGATACTCCTTCATCGATAGATTATTCAGCCCACGTGCACTTTCCATCTGTTAACATAATAATCCATTGGCACCCGAAAAGCGATTTCGCGCGCAAGACAAGTATCGCCTTGAGAGGCGACAACTCTTTAGACATTTTATAAAACTTTGCTATCGCTATTGCTGTGGCAGCGGTTTACGAAAAAGTGAGATGATTAAGAACCATAAAAACACCATCGCGATTGCAAGGAATGTATAGACGGTGTTGAAGCCATGGTTCTTCAGAAAATATCCCGCTAAACTTGGCAAACTCACTTGCCCCACAAGTGCGGCGCCCGCTTGAATTCCGACGGTGATATCAGAAAGATGCGCAAGCCTTAAAGGGGTCTGTGACATCATTGAAGGATAAATAGGTGCGAGGGAAAATCCTAAAATCAATAAACTGATTCCGCTTAAAATCGCATTGTCAGCCAGGATAAATAGCAGTCCGCCAATAAGAGCCGTAGAAATTGAAATTAACAGTAAATAGCGAACACCGATTTTTTCGACGATATGACCTAGCAGGAATCTGCCCACTGTTAATGATCCCCAATAACAACTCACTAATGTTCCTGCAGCGCCTGCGCTCATGGCTCTATCTTGAGTAAGGATGGTAAATGCCCAAGAGCCTGTTATGGATTCTACTCCAACATAGACAAAGAATATAAGCGCCTGAAATATCACTGTTGGATGAGTTAGTGCTTCAGTGATTTTTACTTCCGGAAGTTCTTTTGTTTCGGTGGCACTAGCCGGATGGTCACTATTCCAAAGCTTGCGCTTGTAAGCGAAAGTAACCGTGATAGGAACAAGTATTAAAGCAATGGTAGCGGGAACCAGTCTCCATGACTGACCTGATGATAGAACCGCTGTCGCCACCAATGCCCCAGAAGTAGCACCAATTCCCCAACACGCATGCAGCCAGCTCATATGCTTTGCTGAAAAAGTCCTGGAAGCAAAAGCGTTTAGCCCGGTATCAATCGCACCTGCACCAAGCCCCGCTACTAAAGCACTTGCTAGATAAAAACCAAAAGAAGGTGCCGTCGCAAATCCAAACAAACTTAAGATCACGCAAAAACAACTAACAGCAAGCAATCCACCCACACCAAAGAATCGTAAAATTTTGCCAGTCGAAATGCAGGAGCTTAAATAACCCACTGAGAAAAACAAAAGCACAAAACCCAAGTGACTTACCGGAATACCAAAAGTACCAGTCACAGACGGCCAAACAATCCCATTCACCGCATCCGGAAGACCAAGACTAATAAAACCAATGAAAGTAAGAATAAGCAGAAGAGCTTTGGATTTCATTTCGTGAAGCCTAACACGTTAGTTTTTTTCGTCAACAGCAGGCAGAGATCACCTATCGTAACTTTTTGTGAAGGGGTATATCTGAAGGCATTCCTTCAAGCGCAAGCCGCGCAACTTCAGCACCCAAAGTAATGTCTTCAAGCTGCCCAAACACATGAATTTGAAGATTTCCTTTACGATCAAAGATAAGCCAACTTGGCGTCCCCTGCATTTGAAACCTCTGCATCGTTTTAGGAATGCCATCTCCCAGTGGCACATCAATGCCAACAGGAAATCCAACACGGAACTCATACAAAAAAGCTTTAAGCGCAACTTCAGTCATTGCATCGTGATGTTCAAAAACCGTATGAAGCCCTATCACCGCAACATGCTCTTCACTAAAACTAGCGTGAAGCTTTTGCGCCTGGGGAATCCCATGCATCACACACCCAGGACACAGCATCTGAAAAGCATGGATAGCGACAACTTTATTTGAAGGTAATTCAAAACCCTCGGCAGCATTAAGCCACTTAGAAACTTCAATATCTCCGACTGTCAGAACGCTCTTGGACTCGTTAATCATAAGGGGCTCTCCGCCATAACATAGCTAGTTTAGATAAGATGCCCGTGCGGAACGAATCGAATTTAATATTTGATAGAAATACAAAAAATGGTGCTGTTGGCAGTTGTGCCGGCGTCCTGCCGGAGCAAGAGTCCACATAAACAGAATTAAAAGAAACGAAGAAAGAAAAGAGTGGTGCAGTCGGCAGGACTCGAACCTGCAACCCCTTGGTTCGAAGCCAAGTGCTCTATCCATTGAACTACGACTGCAAATGGATAGGCCGCTTGGCTATGAGCCAAGCGTTCTATCCAATGAGTAATAACACTATCCTGGAAGGAAAGGGAAAAGCAAGAAGCTCTGCCCTATTCCTTCACAACCAGGTGATTCTTTAGCTGATTTTTGCGAGTTTCTGCGATGGGAAAGTGCGTCTTAAGGTGTTGCCCGCATGTTTCAATAGCTTTGGTGAAGGCTGCGTGCCAGTGACCATCGTGCAAACTGGCTCTTAAATCCTTCAATAGATTATTCCAAGTGTCCGGCGGAAGCTTACCAGAAATAGCTTCATCAGCTAAAATCACAGCCTTCTTTTCCATGACCGAAACAAAAATCAACACCCCAGTCCCCGCTTCAGTACGATGAATTTTATTGGAATAAAATTCCAACTGCGCCCGCTGATGGACTTGCGCAATCTCATCGGCCTCAGAAACAAAAACTTTCTGAAACCAGTGAAGCTTCGCTAAGAAAAAGGAAACCCCATAGATAACTATAAGTACAGGAAACCACATCCAAACCCAAGGAGTGACCCACAGCCAGTCACTATAGGGAATCTCAGCCAGTACAAATACTAACGTTAGAATCAAAGTTAAGACCAAAGGGACATGGCCGATAGCAGATGAGCGTTTCACGATGACAGGAACAATCTCCCCAGAAGTTTCCTCTTCCACACGAGAAATTGTCTCTTCAATTTTTTTCATCTCGTCATTAGTGAGATACTTATTAATCCACGTCATCTTGCTTCTCCAGTTCGAAGACATTCCTACTCAAAAACCAGGCGAATCAAAAGGGTCCATATGCAAGGCGGAGGATTCTGTCTGCCACGGAGGCGTACCCGTAGGGTACGTCGGAGAGCAAGACAGAACCGCACAACGCAGTCAGATGGGCCCTTTTCATTCGCCCGCCGTGTTTACCAATTACCGGAAGCGCCGCCGCCTGAAAAGCCGCCACCGCCGCCAGACCAACCGCCCCCGCCACCGCCGAAGCCGCCGCCTCCACCGAATCCACCAAAGCCCCCGTAACCGCCGCGGAAACCTCTGCGGCCTCCACCGCCAAAGCGACCAAGAACAGAAATGATGATTAAGATACCGATGATTAAACCAATCGGCAGATCCCCACCACCATTTGAAGCTGGAGCTTCACTAGTCAGTTGTTTTTCATCAGCAAACTCTTTGTCAGCAAGTCTTAAGATTTCATGAACGCCAAGAACAACGCCGGCAGAGTATCTTTTTGAACGAAACAGAGGAATGACTTGATCACTGATAATACGTTTGGCGTAAATGTCAGGAATAGCTCCTTCTAAACCTTGGCCGACTTCAATGCGCATCGAACGATCATTAGGCGCGATAAGAAATAGAACACCGTTGTCCTTTTTTTCATCCCCTAATTTCCATTGATCCGTGATTTCAATCGAAGCTTGTTCAATCGGAAGCCCTTGCAGGTCTTTAACAATAAAAACCTGAACCTGAGCTTTTCCTCGGCGATTGAAATCATAAAGAAGCTGCATCAGTTCCTGGCGATCATCGCGCGACATTAATCCCACTTCATCAATCACCGGACCCGACAAGGCCGGCACTTCAAACTTGGCTTCAGAAATGAACCCAAAGCCCAAGATTAAAATGAAAAGCGAAAGAGCTATATTGCGCATTCTTAGAATTTCACTTCTGGTGGTTTTTCAGCTGTTGCTTTTTCTTCGGCTGTCATATCCCACTGAGGCATTTTTTCGAAATGATAAACTAATGAGTTTGTCCAGCTTGTCGGCGGAACAGTCACAAGATTATTAAAGTTGTTAATCGACTCAATGTATCTTTGACGAGCAATCGTAATGCGATTTTCTGTGCCTTCAAGTTGCGCTTGCAAGTCGCGGAAATTTTGATCGGCCTTTAAGTTTGGATATTGTTCAGCAACAACCATCAAACGACCCAATGCTTGTGAAACACCTGATTGAGCTTGTTGGAATTTTGCCAATTGCTCTGGTGTTACTTTAGATGGATCAATTTGCATTGAAGTTGCTTTAGCACGGGCTTCGATCACCGCAGTCAAAGTAGACTCTTCGTGTTTTGCGTAACCTTTAACTACATTCACAAGATTCGGAATCAAATCAGCCCGACGTTTGTATTGGTTGTTCACTTCGGCCAATGCTGCTTCAGTGGCATTTTTATTTTGTGGCAAAGATTGAATTCCACAACCCACCATGAACGGAGCAAGAACCAAGAACAGCAGTACGATTTTTTTCACAAGTACCTCCTAACAGGACTACTTGTCATTTCTAGCGAATCTCTCGGTGACCCTCAATGAAAACCGGAATATACTCGTCGGATGACACGGAAGATTAAGCTTCAATACACCGAGCTAGCGGGCTGCATCTTTATTGACAAGATCGCGGGCCTAAATACCCACTCCCCAGAGCATGGGAAAAGAGGTTGCGTTGAAGTGTATGAAGAGGAATTGGATCGCAAGCTTTATCCCGTGCATCGTTTGGATAAAGCGACTTCGGGTGCTTTAGTATTCCCAACAAGTTCTGAAATTGCGGCAGAGTTAACCCAAGCCTTTGAACAACACAAAGTCGCTAAGAAGTACCTGTTCCTGACTGATAAGAAAAAATCGCAAAAAGATTTTTCCTATGAGTCCCATATCAGCAAAGAAAAAAATGCCTTTGTCAGCACTAAATCCCAAGAGGCTAACTCTAAGACTTCATTTCGTTGGCTAAAGACCGTTGGCGACAATGAACTTTGGGAAGCAGTTCCGCACTCTGGCAAGCCCCATCAAATCCGTTTGCATGCAGAAGCTAACGGCATTGCAATCTTAGGCGACGAAGAACATGGCGGCAGTCCTTTTTTTCGACTGTGCCTGCATTCACTTTCTTTAGGCTTTGAATTAAAAGGCGAAAAAGTATTTTTCGAAACCACTATGCCAGTGTGGGCCCAGGAAGATTATGGTTCTGGTGAAGACTTGGTTATTGCGGAAGCAATGCAACGCCGTGAAAGACTTTTTAAATGCAGTGAGCTTCGCGATGAATCTTTGCGCGTCAGCCACCGTGAATTAGATACTTACAGAATTGATCAATACGGCGAATATCTTTGGGTC
This is a stretch of genomic DNA from Bdellovibrio reynosensis. It encodes these proteins:
- a CDS encoding DUF2231 domain-containing protein; translation: MYSKAKIGDHPIHPMLVAFPITLYLLTFVGFVVYATASADIFWYNLAYFCNYAGVGMAFLAAIPGFIDWSVGIPNNTIAKKDGMIHMTLNLITLGLFAINAIVIRGSWNLGADSVATPIALTGLGTLTLLCAGFYGWKMVSEHKVGVMMSKEQAILQDRYEKEYPYVPPRENRNEPPTYLHH
- a CDS encoding DMT family transporter; the protein is MASKKDSSKFTGYSLAFLAALMWGISGTLAQFLFEQRSVTAEWLVTIRLLVSGVILLSYPLWNTKAQVIAPWKNKRDAFELIAFGILGMLAVQYTYFAAIKHSNAATATILQYLGPVFIACYYSVKEKRIPIPKELIAIFLALFGTFLIVTHGSIESLSMSNEALFWGISSAVALAVYSILPIRLMERYDAKIVVGWGMLIGGVAFSLINSPLAVPGVWDMKSYLFTAAIIIFGTTVAFYSYLLSIKIIGATKASLLACAEPLSAAIIAVIWLNVTFGLFDWIGTACILATIALLTKEEAKH
- a CDS encoding MFS transporter encodes the protein MKSKALLLILTFIGFISLGLPDAVNGIVWPSVTGTFGIPVSHLGFVLLFFSVGYLSSCISTGKILRFFGVGGLLAVSCFCVILSLFGFATAPSFGFYLASALVAGLGAGAIDTGLNAFASRTFSAKHMSWLHACWGIGATSGALVATAVLSSGQSWRLVPATIALILVPITVTFAYKRKLWNSDHPASATETKELPEVKITEALTHPTVIFQALIFFVYVGVESITGSWAFTILTQDRAMSAGAAGTLVSCYWGSLTVGRFLLGHIVEKIGVRYLLLISISTALIGGLLFILADNAILSGISLLILGFSLAPIYPSMMSQTPLRLAHLSDITVGIQAGAALVGQVSLPSLAGYFLKNHGFNTVYTFLAIAMVFLWFLIISLFRKPLPQQ
- a CDS encoding TlpA disulfide reductase family protein; the encoded protein is MINESKSVLTVGDIEVSKWLNAAEGFELPSNKVVAIHAFQMLCPGCVMHGIPQAQKLHASFSEEHVAVIGLHTVFEHHDAMTEVALKAFLYEFRVGFPVGIDVPLGDGIPKTMQRFQMQGTPSWLIFDRKGNLQIHVFGQLEDITLGAEVARLALEGMPSDIPLHKKLR
- a CDS encoding TPM domain-containing protein — translated: MTWINKYLTNDEMKKIEETISRVEEETSGEIVPVIVKRSSAIGHVPLVLTLILTLVFVLAEIPYSDWLWVTPWVWMWFPVLIVIYGVSFFLAKLHWFQKVFVSEADEIAQVHQRAQLEFYSNKIHRTEAGTGVLIFVSVMEKKAVILADEAISGKLPPDTWNNLLKDLRASLHDGHWHAAFTKAIETCGQHLKTHFPIAETRKNQLKNHLVVKE
- a CDS encoding TPM domain-containing protein — protein: MRNIALSLFILILGFGFISEAKFEVPALSGPVIDEVGLMSRDDRQELMQLLYDFNRRGKAQVQVFIVKDLQGLPIEQASIEITDQWKLGDEKKDNGVLFLIAPNDRSMRIEVGQGLEGAIPDIYAKRIISDQVIPLFRSKRYSAGVVLGVHEILRLADKEFADEKQLTSEAPASNGGGDLPIGLIIGILIIISVLGRFGGGGRRGFRGGYGGFGGFGGGGGFGGGGGGWSGGGGGFSGGGASGNW
- a CDS encoding LemA family protein is translated as MVGCGIQSLPQNKNATEAALAEVNNQYKRRADLIPNLVNVVKGYAKHEESTLTAVIEARAKATSMQIDPSKVTPEQLAKFQQAQSGVSQALGRLMVVAEQYPNLKADQNFRDLQAQLEGTENRITIARQRYIESINNFNNLVTVPPTSWTNSLVYHFEKMPQWDMTAEEKATAEKPPEVKF